The Salegentibacter mishustinae genome includes a window with the following:
- a CDS encoding NUDIX hydrolase — translation MPEHALDYYSKNDKMYVATDCIIFGFDEGKLKLLIFKRRVEPLKDSWSLIGSFVNLDEDVDQAAKRVLSEITGLERVFMEELKSYGKAERDPGYRTISIAQYALIRLEAYNKELVEKHGAHWYEIDALPNLVLDHNQMVNDALGRIKREARYKPIGFELLPEKFTLPQLQQFYEAIYQKELDARNFRKKVLSLKVLVKLDEKDKSTSRRGAFLYKFDYKNYQKLLESGYNFEIA, via the coding sequence ATGCCTGAACATGCTTTAGATTATTACAGTAAGAACGACAAGATGTATGTCGCTACCGACTGTATTATCTTTGGTTTTGATGAAGGAAAACTCAAGCTATTAATCTTTAAAAGACGGGTTGAACCTCTTAAAGATTCCTGGTCCTTAATAGGAAGTTTTGTAAACTTAGATGAAGATGTAGATCAGGCGGCAAAACGTGTTCTAAGCGAGATTACCGGTTTGGAGCGCGTATTTATGGAAGAACTAAAAAGCTATGGAAAAGCTGAAAGAGATCCGGGATATCGTACAATTTCTATTGCTCAATATGCACTTATCAGGTTAGAAGCATACAACAAAGAACTGGTAGAAAAGCACGGGGCGCACTGGTATGAGATTGATGCATTGCCAAATTTAGTTTTAGATCATAACCAGATGGTAAATGATGCCTTGGGGCGCATAAAACGCGAAGCAAGGTATAAACCTATTGGTTTTGAATTACTGCCGGAGAAATTTACATTACCACAACTACAACAATTTTACGAAGCTATTTATCAAAAGGAACTGGACGCAAGAAACTTTCGTAAAAAAGTGCTGTCTTTAAAAGTTCTGGTGAAATTAGATGAAAAAGATAAGTCTACTTCCCGCCGGGGGGCCTTCCTCTATAAATTTGATTATAAAAACTACCAAAAACTTCTGGAGTCAGGATATAATTTTGAAATCGCTTAA
- a CDS encoding solute:sodium symporter family transporter has product MVGILSFVGFTLLVAVIAYMATRKTDESTSDGYFLGGRSLTAGVIAGSVLLTNLSTEQIVGLNGQAFSEGILVMAWETLAAIAIVITALFLLPRYLKGGLTTVPQFLEKRFDKGTKTLVSALFLSGYMIIFLPIVLYSGALAISTMFGIPEMLNVSSSTALWLTVWGIGIIGSIYAIFGGLKAVAVSDTINAIGLLIGGLLIPVFGLMAIGDGGIINGLETLVDANPEKFNSIGGPDASVPFSTIFTGMMLVQLFYWGTNQAIIQRALAAKNLREGQKGLMLAAFIKILGPIIVVLPGIIAWHMFQGDLENADQAYPALVNAVLPPVLTGFFAAVLFGAILSSFNSALNSSVTLFGIDIYKQYFNPEASEAKVVKQGKRFGIFLAIGAMLIAPFIANAPQGLFGYLQEVNGSYSIPILTIVIVGYLTKRIPAIAAKVAIFSGVGFYLIYLGLKYFVVGEDALPHYLHVMAILFVLNVIIMLVIGKWKPRMEPFILDYTRQVDIQPWKLVKPVGLGIVVLVVFIYAYFAQ; this is encoded by the coding sequence ATGGTTGGAATTTTATCATTCGTTGGTTTCACGCTTTTGGTAGCTGTAATTGCCTATATGGCAACCCGAAAAACTGATGAAAGTACTAGTGATGGATATTTTTTAGGGGGAAGAAGCTTAACTGCAGGAGTTATTGCAGGTTCGGTTTTGTTAACCAATTTATCTACTGAACAAATTGTAGGATTAAACGGCCAGGCTTTTAGTGAAGGTATTTTAGTAATGGCCTGGGAAACCCTTGCTGCCATTGCCATAGTCATTACCGCACTATTCTTATTACCACGCTATTTAAAGGGAGGTTTAACCACTGTACCGCAATTCCTGGAAAAGCGATTCGATAAAGGAACTAAAACCCTGGTTTCGGCGCTATTCCTATCTGGATATATGATTATTTTTCTGCCTATCGTGCTATATTCTGGAGCATTGGCGATTAGCACCATGTTCGGTATTCCTGAAATGTTGAATGTAAGTTCAAGCACAGCCTTATGGTTAACCGTGTGGGGAATTGGGATTATCGGGTCTATTTATGCTATTTTTGGCGGTTTAAAAGCAGTTGCGGTATCAGATACGATTAACGCGATTGGTCTGTTGATAGGAGGTTTACTAATTCCAGTATTCGGACTTATGGCTATTGGAGATGGAGGAATTATAAATGGCCTGGAAACTTTAGTAGATGCTAATCCTGAAAAATTTAATTCTATAGGTGGCCCAGATGCTTCAGTACCTTTTTCCACAATATTTACAGGGATGATGCTGGTACAGTTGTTTTATTGGGGAACCAACCAGGCGATTATTCAGCGGGCATTAGCTGCTAAAAACCTTCGGGAAGGACAGAAAGGCTTAATGCTGGCAGCTTTTATAAAGATTTTGGGACCAATAATCGTGGTTTTACCGGGGATTATTGCCTGGCATATGTTTCAGGGAGACCTGGAAAATGCCGATCAGGCCTATCCGGCACTTGTAAATGCAGTGCTTCCACCGGTGCTAACAGGATTCTTCGCTGCCGTTCTTTTTGGCGCGATCTTAAGTTCTTTTAATTCGGCTTTAAACAGCTCTGTTACCCTTTTCGGAATAGATATTTATAAACAATATTTTAATCCCGAAGCCAGTGAGGCTAAAGTGGTAAAACAAGGAAAACGCTTTGGTATTTTCCTGGCCATTGGAGCTATGCTTATTGCCCCTTTTATTGCTAATGCACCACAAGGTCTTTTTGGCTATTTGCAGGAAGTAAATGGTAGTTATAGTATTCCTATTCTTACAATCGTTATTGTAGGTTACCTTACTAAAAGAATTCCGGCAATCGCTGCTAAAGTTGCAATTTTTAGTGGTGTTGGTTTCTATCTCATTTATCTAGGCCTTAAATACTTTGTTGTGGGAGAAGATGCTTTGCCACACTATCTTCACGTAATGGCTATTTTATTTGTGTTGAATGTGATCATTATGTTGGTGATTGGCAAATGGAAACCGAGAATGGAACCTTTTATTTTAGATTATACCAGGCAGGTTGATATTCAACCCTGGAAACTTGTAAAACCGGTTGGCCTTGGAATCGTTGTGTTGGTAGTTTTTATCTATGCTTATTTTGCCCAGTAA
- a CDS encoding aldose epimerase family protein, whose amino-acid sequence MNIIKKEDLKTISLVNKKGSELEVLNYGAALLSFKIKDKRENPVNVVVSPWAEDFITSVYKEHNKGFGASVGRYAGRISKGEFKLDETTYKLFEKDDVHLHGGKEGFQYKIWEIKEETTGPNPSVTLAYLSKDNEEYYPGNLEVEVKYTLTEDDEIQIEYSAQTDKKTVINLTNHTYFNLNGGGSISDHFLKIVAEKILEVDEKLLPTGNLTKLKKHPKNFSESKLIGNRNLDDTFVLKSEEDEVAARLFAPLTGIKMEVKTNQKALVAYAPESLPDDLNYHTEIAEEYPSICLEAQNFPDAPNFRNFPEAVLKPGEKYYNRISYNFSVGGK is encoded by the coding sequence TTGAATATTATAAAAAAAGAAGATCTAAAAACCATAAGCCTTGTAAATAAAAAAGGTAGCGAACTCGAGGTTCTTAATTACGGGGCGGCTTTGCTAAGCTTTAAGATTAAAGATAAAAGAGAAAATCCGGTAAATGTGGTGGTTAGCCCGTGGGCAGAAGATTTTATAACCTCGGTATATAAGGAACATAACAAAGGTTTTGGGGCCTCCGTAGGCCGTTACGCAGGCAGGATTTCTAAAGGAGAATTTAAATTGGATGAAACCACCTACAAGCTCTTTGAAAAAGATGATGTGCACTTGCACGGTGGAAAAGAAGGATTTCAGTATAAAATATGGGAAATTAAAGAAGAGACTACCGGGCCCAACCCATCTGTAACACTAGCTTACCTGAGTAAAGATAACGAAGAATATTATCCGGGAAACCTTGAGGTTGAAGTAAAGTATACCCTTACCGAGGATGATGAAATACAAATAGAATATTCAGCACAAACCGATAAAAAAACGGTGATTAATCTTACCAATCATACTTATTTTAATCTAAATGGTGGTGGCAGTATTAGCGACCATTTTTTGAAAATTGTAGCCGAAAAAATTCTGGAGGTTGATGAAAAATTATTACCTACCGGAAATTTAACAAAGCTGAAGAAGCATCCTAAAAACTTTAGTGAAAGTAAATTGATTGGTAATCGAAACCTCGATGATACCTTTGTACTAAAGTCTGAGGAAGATGAAGTTGCAGCGAGACTTTTTGCTCCATTAACGGGCATAAAAATGGAAGTGAAAACAAATCAAAAAGCATTGGTAGCCTACGCTCCAGAAAGTCTTCCAGATGACCTAAACTACCATACCGAAATTGCTGAAGAATATCCTTCTATCTGTTTAGAGGCTCAAAATTTTCCTGATGCACCTAATTTCAGGAATTTCCCCGAGGCTGTATTAAAGCCGGGTGAAAAATATTATAATAGAATTTCATATAATTTTTCGGTTGGTGGCAAATAA